Proteins encoded within one genomic window of Gammaproteobacteria bacterium:
- a CDS encoding dCTP deaminase has protein sequence MSIKSDRWIRRMAEGRGMIEPFEAGQVREHAGRRVISYGTSSYGYDVRCGRHFKIFTNINSTIVDPKAFDPSSFVDMEGDVCIIPPNSFALAATVEYFRIPRNVLTVCLGKSTYARCGIIVNVTPLEPEWEGHVTLEFSNTTPLPARIYANEGVAQMIFFESDEVCETSYRDRGGKYQGQRGVTLPRT, from the coding sequence GTGAGCATCAAGTCAGATCGCTGGATCCGCCGCATGGCGGAGGGACGCGGCATGATCGAGCCCTTCGAGGCCGGCCAGGTCCGCGAGCACGCCGGTCGGCGCGTGATCTCCTACGGCACCTCGAGCTACGGCTACGACGTCCGCTGTGGCCGCCACTTCAAGATCTTCACCAACATCAACTCCACCATCGTCGATCCCAAGGCGTTCGATCCCTCGAGCTTCGTCGACATGGAGGGCGATGTCTGCATCATCCCGCCGAACTCCTTCGCGCTCGCGGCGACGGTGGAGTACTTCCGCATCCCGCGCAACGTGCTCACCGTCTGCCTAGGCAAGTCGACCTATGCCCGCTGCGGCATCATCGTCAACGTCACGCCGCTGGAGCCGGAGTGGGAGGGCCACGTGACGCTGGAGTTCTCCAACACCACGCCGCTGCCGGCGCGTATCTACGCCAACGAGGGTGTCGCGCAGATGATCTTCTTCGAGTCGGACGAGGTCTGCGAGACCTCCTACAGGGATCGCGGCGGAAAGTACCAGGGACAGCGCGGCGTCACCCTGCCGCGTACCTGA
- a CDS encoding PilT/PilU family type 4a pilus ATPase translates to MPRIDAFLKLGLAQGCSDVHLAVGVPPMLRLHGDLMPIKFRDLGAAELESYVSEILTPGQKERFGSGRDVDFSYVSEDGGRFRVNVFRKETGVGATFRFIPGDIPKLEKLQLPKIIQKLCDYHQGMILVTGSTGTGKSTTLAAMIDHLNSTQNLNIISLEDPIEFVHRSKRSQVVQRELGSHLPSFAEGIRAALRQDPDVILVGEMRDAETISMAMTAAETGHLVLGTLHTTGAVKTIDRVIDALPGEMREQTKSFLSQSLLAVISQVLVKTPDNRARRAIAEIMVMNRAIAKLIMTDQTHQIPTQLQMGRDQGMQLMDQALLDAIQRKELDPDDAFRYAADKGLFTRFVTDTTMLPKADVAG, encoded by the coding sequence GTGCCACGCATCGACGCCTTCCTCAAGCTCGGCCTGGCCCAGGGCTGCTCCGACGTGCACCTCGCCGTCGGCGTGCCGCCCATGCTGCGCCTGCATGGCGACCTCATGCCCATCAAGTTCCGCGACCTCGGCGCCGCGGAGCTGGAGAGCTACGTCAGCGAGATCCTCACCCCGGGCCAGAAGGAGCGCTTCGGCTCCGGCCGCGACGTCGATTTCTCCTACGTCTCCGAGGATGGCGGGCGCTTCCGCGTCAACGTCTTCCGCAAGGAAACCGGCGTCGGCGCCACCTTCCGCTTCATCCCCGGCGACATTCCCAAGCTCGAGAAGCTGCAGCTGCCGAAGATCATCCAGAAGCTCTGCGACTACCACCAGGGCATGATCCTGGTCACCGGCTCGACCGGTACCGGCAAGTCGACGACGCTGGCAGCGATGATCGACCACCTCAACAGCACGCAGAACCTGAACATCATCAGCCTCGAGGACCCGATCGAGTTCGTCCATCGCAGCAAACGCTCGCAGGTGGTGCAGCGCGAGCTCGGCTCGCACCTGCCGAGCTTCGCCGAGGGCATCCGCGCCGCCCTGCGCCAGGACCCCGATGTGATCCTCGTCGGCGAGATGCGCGACGCCGAGACCATCTCCATGGCCATGACCGCCGCGGAGACCGGTCACCTGGTGCTGGGCACGCTGCACACCACCGGCGCGGTGAAGACCATCGACCGTGTCATCGACGCGCTGCCCGGCGAGATGCGCGAGCAGACCAAGAGCTTCCTCTCGCAGAGCCTGCTGGCCGTCATCAGCCAGGTGCTGGTCAAGACCCCGGACAACCGCGCGCGGCGCGCCATCGCCGAGATCATGGTGATGAACCGCGCCATCGCCAAGCTCATCATGACCGACCAGACGCACCAGATCCCCACGCAGCTGCAGATGGGCCGCGACCAGGGCATGCAGCTCATGGACCAGGCGCTGCTCGACGCCATCCAGCGCAAGGAACTCGACCCCGACGACGCCTTCCGCTACGCGGCCGACAAGGGGCTGTTCACCCGCTTCGTCACCGACACCACCATGCTGCCGAAGGCCGATGTCGCAGGCTGA
- a CDS encoding HEAT repeat domain-containing protein, producing the protein MKFISTLKAERSIAQLLAERDMQAPEARKALESLRRIGATAIPKLIEAFATAEKEQVPALVQTLASQVNDRTLKEVIAGLAQGNARCVSGTAAALAAAGDYDPNGLLAYLGRDDLSVSALIDVLRATRQRLNARELLRRAYDLEPREKAAVFRIIAEVATADMVPDLLNRLEGKDPSVRVHIIEVLARFNTPEVAKALEEQLKDKNKAVRKAALLAVENMPGERNLALLCMILRDPDLEARSKAIDLVVKARHPDTMKHLVEVLRDESEDARRAAVEVLNGIAEVATLKYLLAALEDQDWWVRSRASDALAKIGGPKVMDAVLQLVRDPDENIRRAAIEILNQTRDQRAVEHLMAATQDKDWWVRERAADALAEIGSVKAVPALVKMLGGDVRSAPAAVRALGRLGDSKIMPTLMPLLDHADKAIRLEAVAAVARLADHQNASTVKARLQPFMAGADETIAKAAAEAVVRLDNRFSATAVEAAEKQERNASPNRTLLVEPAEVERIVREAESGQKLDVSLLNQGDMIEGRYRYIQKIGKGAFGTVVLVEDTVVDERLILKFLNPNVSQDEEMMKRFVHELRYSRKITHNNVIRIYDFLNLGGNYAISMEYFPSHTLGAEINGKKPLPFEKSRGWAIDIATGMSVAHQVGIVHRDLKPANILINDEGLLKIVDFGVAAVASHADTQLTKTGYVIGSPKYMAPEQILGKKVDHRADIYSLGVIMYEMLAGVPPYSKGDHMSVMYQHVQGRCKPCEEINPGIPAALAAVVRKAMEVDKMKRYESMDELRLAVQAG; encoded by the coding sequence ATGAAGTTCATCAGCACATTGAAGGCGGAGCGCTCGATCGCCCAGCTGCTGGCCGAGCGCGACATGCAGGCACCGGAGGCGCGCAAGGCGCTGGAGAGCCTGCGCAGGATCGGCGCCACCGCCATCCCCAAGCTCATCGAGGCCTTCGCCACGGCCGAGAAGGAGCAGGTGCCGGCGCTGGTGCAGACCCTGGCATCGCAGGTCAACGACCGCACGCTCAAGGAAGTCATCGCCGGCCTGGCGCAGGGCAATGCGCGCTGCGTTTCGGGAACCGCCGCGGCACTGGCCGCCGCCGGCGACTACGATCCCAACGGGCTGCTCGCCTACCTCGGCCGCGATGACCTCTCCGTCTCGGCCCTGATCGACGTGCTGCGCGCCACCCGACAGCGGCTCAACGCCCGCGAGCTGCTGCGCCGCGCCTACGACCTCGAGCCGCGCGAGAAGGCGGCCGTGTTCAGGATCATCGCCGAGGTGGCCACCGCCGACATGGTGCCCGACCTGCTCAACCGCCTCGAGGGCAAGGACCCCTCGGTGCGGGTACATATCATCGAGGTGCTCGCGCGCTTCAACACGCCCGAGGTGGCGAAGGCCCTCGAGGAGCAGCTGAAGGACAAGAACAAGGCGGTGCGCAAGGCGGCGCTGCTCGCCGTCGAGAACATGCCGGGCGAGCGCAACCTGGCGCTGCTGTGCATGATCCTTCGCGACCCGGACCTCGAAGCCCGCAGCAAGGCCATCGACCTGGTGGTCAAGGCCCGCCACCCGGACACCATGAAGCACCTGGTGGAGGTGCTGCGCGACGAATCCGAGGACGCGCGCCGCGCCGCGGTCGAGGTGCTCAACGGCATCGCCGAGGTCGCCACGCTCAAGTACCTGCTGGCGGCGCTCGAGGACCAGGACTGGTGGGTGCGCTCGCGCGCCTCCGATGCGCTGGCGAAGATCGGCGGGCCGAAGGTCATGGACGCGGTCCTGCAGCTGGTGCGGGATCCCGACGAGAACATCCGCCGCGCCGCCATCGAGATCCTCAACCAGACCCGCGACCAGCGCGCGGTGGAACACCTGATGGCGGCGACGCAGGACAAGGACTGGTGGGTGCGCGAGCGCGCCGCCGATGCCCTCGCCGAGATCGGCAGCGTCAAGGCCGTGCCGGCCCTGGTGAAGATGCTCGGCGGCGACGTGCGCTCGGCGCCGGCGGCGGTGCGGGCGCTCGGCCGGCTGGGCGACTCGAAGATCATGCCGACGCTGATGCCGCTGCTCGACCACGCCGACAAGGCCATCCGCCTCGAGGCGGTGGCGGCCGTCGCCCGCCTCGCCGACCACCAGAACGCCAGCACCGTGAAGGCCCGGCTGCAGCCCTTCATGGCCGGCGCCGACGAGACCATCGCCAAGGCTGCCGCCGAGGCCGTCGTCAGGCTGGACAACCGCTTCTCCGCCACCGCGGTCGAGGCGGCCGAGAAGCAGGAACGCAACGCCTCGCCCAACCGCACGCTGCTGGTGGAACCGGCCGAGGTGGAGCGCATCGTGCGCGAGGCCGAGTCCGGCCAGAAGCTCGACGTCAGCCTGCTCAACCAGGGCGACATGATCGAGGGCCGCTACCGCTACATCCAGAAGATCGGCAAGGGCGCCTTCGGCACCGTGGTCCTGGTGGAGGACACGGTGGTGGACGAGCGGCTCATCCTCAAGTTCCTCAATCCGAACGTCAGCCAGGACGAGGAGATGATGAAGCGCTTCGTCCACGAGCTGCGCTACTCACGCAAGATCACGCACAACAACGTGATCCGCATCTACGATTTCCTCAACCTCGGGGGGAACTACGCCATTTCCATGGAGTACTTCCCGTCGCATACCCTCGGGGCGGAGATCAACGGCAAGAAACCGCTGCCCTTCGAGAAGAGCCGGGGCTGGGCCATCGACATCGCCACCGGCATGTCGGTGGCACACCAGGTCGGCATCGTGCATCGCGACCTGAAGCCCGCCAACATCCTCATCAACGACGAGGGCCTGCTGAAGATCGTCGACTTCGGTGTCGCTGCCGTGGCCTCCCATGCCGACACCCAGCTCACCAAGACGGGCTACGTCATCGGTTCACCCAAGTACATGGCGCCGGAGCAGATCCTCGGCAAGAAGGTCGACCACCGGGCCGACATCTACAGCCTCGGCGTGATCATGTACGAGATGCTGGCCGGCGTGCCGCCCTACTCCAAGGGCGATCACATGTCGGTCATGTACCAGCACGTGCAGGGCCGCTGCAAGCCCTGCGAGGAGATCAACCCCGGGATCCCGGCGGCGCTGGCCGCGGTGGTGCGCAAGGCCATGGAAGTGGACAAGATGAAGCGCTACGAATCCATGGACGAGCTGCGCCTGGCCGTGCAGGCCGGCTGA
- a CDS encoding phosphoribosylglycinamide formyltransferase — MSSTRRPMLRLAVLVSGSGSNLQAILDATRAGTLDARVVGVISDRPGVLALERARQAGIPAITVDYRACGGREAFGARLLEELQRLDPQLVVLAGFMRILPDAVVDHYRDRMLNVHPSLLPLYPGLDTYRRTLEAGDAWHGATVHFVIPELDAGPAILQYRIRIRPGDTVESLRQRVQRGEHRLYPQAIQWLAEGRVACRDGIVWRDGRPASGPEIVDEAD; from the coding sequence ATGAGCAGCACCCGGCGCCCGATGCTGCGCCTCGCGGTGCTCGTCTCAGGCAGTGGCTCGAACCTGCAGGCCATCCTCGACGCCACCCGCGCCGGCACACTTGACGCGCGTGTCGTCGGCGTGATCAGCGACCGCCCCGGTGTCCTGGCGCTGGAGCGTGCGCGCCAGGCTGGCATCCCGGCCATCACCGTGGACTACAGGGCCTGCGGTGGCCGCGAGGCCTTTGGTGCCAGACTGCTGGAGGAACTCCAGCGCCTGGATCCGCAACTGGTGGTGCTGGCCGGCTTCATGCGCATCCTGCCGGACGCGGTGGTCGACCATTACCGCGACCGCATGCTCAACGTGCACCCCTCGCTGCTGCCGCTGTACCCCGGCCTGGATACCTACCGTCGCACACTCGAGGCCGGTGATGCCTGGCACGGCGCAACCGTGCACTTCGTGATACCCGAGCTCGATGCCGGGCCGGCCATCCTCCAGTACCGCATACGGATCCGTCCCGGGGATACCGTGGAATCGCTGCGCCAGCGCGTGCAACGCGGCGAGCATCGGCTGTACCCGCAGGCCATCCAGTGGCTGGCGGAAGGCCGGGTGGCCTGCCGCGACGGCATCGTCTGGCGTGACGGGCGACCGGCCAGTGGCCCGGAGATCGTCGACGAGGCGGACTGA
- a CDS encoding Mrp/NBP35 family ATP-binding protein gives MPDLPVHAIERAIAALPVPLLGADLEALGGRAEVVAAGADAVSVRVTLGFPVAGLRDELQGAIEAAVRKAGAVSRVSVGIEAAIVAHAPQGTLSPLPNVRNVIAVASGKGGVGKSTTAVNLALALAAEGARVGILDADVHGPSQPLMLGLSGQKPESRDGKTFEPLVAHGLEAISIGFLVDQATPVIWRGPMVTQAISQLAFQTRWHDLDYLLVDLPPGTGDAQLTLSQKVPLAGVLIVTTPQQVATQVALRGLRMFEKVGAPILGIVENMSSFVCPGCGHEESLFGEGGGEQLAAACGVPLLGKLPLNGAIRAQTDAGRPPLVAEPQGPVARRYREIALRMAAELARRPLPRTYKFFKNATRDEQ, from the coding sequence ATGCCTGACCTGCCTGTCCACGCCATCGAGCGGGCCATCGCGGCCCTTCCCGTCCCCCTGCTCGGCGCCGATCTGGAGGCCCTGGGTGGCCGGGCCGAGGTGGTGGCAGCCGGAGCCGACGCCGTTTCCGTCCGGGTCACCCTCGGCTTCCCGGTGGCGGGCCTGCGTGACGAGCTGCAGGGCGCCATCGAGGCGGCGGTGCGCAAGGCCGGCGCCGTTTCACGGGTGTCGGTCGGCATCGAGGCGGCCATCGTCGCCCATGCGCCGCAGGGTACGCTCAGCCCGCTGCCCAACGTGCGCAACGTCATTGCCGTGGCCTCCGGCAAGGGCGGCGTGGGCAAGTCGACCACCGCCGTGAACCTCGCCCTGGCGCTGGCGGCCGAGGGTGCGAGAGTCGGCATCCTCGATGCCGACGTGCATGGACCGAGCCAGCCGCTGATGCTGGGGCTCTCGGGGCAGAAGCCCGAAAGCCGGGATGGCAAGACCTTCGAGCCGCTGGTGGCGCATGGCCTGGAGGCGATCTCCATCGGCTTCCTCGTCGACCAGGCGACGCCCGTGATCTGGCGTGGCCCCATGGTCACCCAGGCGATTTCGCAGCTGGCATTCCAGACCCGCTGGCATGACCTCGACTACCTGCTGGTGGACCTGCCGCCGGGCACCGGCGATGCGCAGCTCACGCTGAGCCAGAAGGTGCCGCTGGCCGGCGTCCTCATCGTCACCACGCCCCAGCAGGTGGCCACCCAGGTGGCACTGCGCGGCCTGCGGATGTTCGAGAAGGTGGGTGCGCCGATACTGGGCATCGTCGAGAACATGAGCAGCTTCGTCTGCCCGGGCTGCGGTCACGAGGAGTCGCTGTTCGGGGAGGGCGGCGGCGAGCAGCTCGCGGCCGCCTGCGGCGTGCCGCTGCTCGGCAAGCTGCCGCTCAACGGCGCCATCCGCGCGCAGACGGATGCGGGACGGCCGCCGCTGGTGGCGGAGCCGCAGGGGCCCGTCGCGCGGCGCTACCGGGAGATTGCGCTGCGCATGGCCGCCGAGCTGGCCCGCCGTCCGTTGCCGCGCACGTACAAGTTCTTCAAGAACGCCACGCGGGACGAGCAGTGA
- a CDS encoding type IV pilus twitching motility protein PilT, with protein MSQADTTSTPRAAANAIDAYLRDVVGKRGSDLHFVAGEPARMRLYGELQPLASELLTAARTEEVLLQIMSAAARADFARRDSTDFAYAVDGVARFRVNVFRHLGGMGAVFRSIPSQAKTLKDLDLPPVLSTLARQPQGMILVTGKTGSGKSTTLAAIIDEINNRETGHILTIEDPIEFVHQRKKCLISQREVGQHTPSFADALNSALREDPDVILVGEMRDLETISIAVTAAEMGILIMGTLHTNGAAQTVDRIVNSFPTDKQSHVRTMLSTSLRGVISQQLVPRKGEPGLVAALEIMVNTPAVANLIRQGKLDQLENAMQGGRAAGMKTMDSSLRELFDRGQVTGRAAYEASLDKKKFEDVKDFTS; from the coding sequence ATGTCGCAGGCTGACACCACATCGACACCGCGTGCGGCGGCCAACGCCATCGACGCCTATCTCAGGGACGTCGTCGGCAAGCGCGGCTCGGACCTGCATTTCGTCGCCGGCGAGCCGGCGCGCATGCGCCTGTACGGCGAGCTGCAGCCGCTCGCCAGCGAGCTGCTGACCGCGGCGCGCACCGAGGAGGTGCTGCTGCAGATCATGTCGGCCGCGGCCCGCGCCGATTTCGCCAGGCGTGATTCCACCGACTTCGCCTATGCGGTGGACGGCGTGGCGCGCTTCCGCGTCAACGTCTTCCGCCACCTCGGCGGCATGGGCGCCGTGTTCCGCTCCATCCCGTCCCAGGCGAAGACGCTGAAGGACCTCGACCTGCCGCCGGTGCTGAGCACGCTCGCCCGCCAGCCGCAGGGCATGATCCTGGTGACGGGCAAGACCGGCTCGGGCAAGTCGACGACGCTGGCAGCCATCATCGACGAGATCAACAACCGCGAGACCGGGCACATCCTCACCATCGAGGACCCCATCGAGTTCGTCCACCAGCGCAAGAAATGCCTGATCAGCCAGCGCGAGGTGGGCCAGCACACGCCGAGTTTCGCCGACGCGCTGAACTCGGCGCTGCGCGAGGACCCCGACGTCATCCTGGTCGGCGAAATGCGCGACCTCGAGACCATCAGCATCGCGGTGACCGCCGCGGAGATGGGCATCCTCATCATGGGCACGCTGCACACCAATGGCGCCGCCCAGACCGTGGACCGCATCGTCAACTCCTTCCCGACCGACAAGCAGTCGCACGTGCGCACCATGCTCTCCACCTCGCTGCGCGGCGTGATCTCGCAGCAGCTGGTGCCGCGCAAGGGCGAGCCGGGGCTGGTTGCGGCGCTCGAGATCATGGTGAACACGCCGGCGGTGGCCAACCTCATCCGCCAGGGCAAGCTCGACCAGCTGGAAAATGCCATGCAGGGCGGGCGTGCCGCCGGCATGAAGACCATGGACAGCTCGCTGAGGGAGCTCTTCGACCGCGGCCAGGTCACCGGCCGCGCCGCCTACGAAGCATCGCTCGACAAGAAGAAGTTCGAGGACGTGAAGGACTTCACCAGCTGA
- the metG gene encoding methionine--tRNA ligase, whose amino-acid sequence MPTVPRKILVTSALPYANNSIHMGHLVEYIQTDIWVRFQKLVGNHCLYVCASDAHGTPIMLKAQELGMAPEELVARFRAEHLRDFARFHIEFDNYHSTHSEENRRLVEGIYARLRERGLLTWRSIRQAYDAEAKMFLPDRFIRGTCPVCGAKDQYGDSCEACGATYSPTDLIDARSAVTGTAPVQRDSEHLFFSLGRFEDSLRRWTAGGHLDASVARKLEEWFAAGLRDWDISRDAPYFGFRIPGTGDKYFYVWLDAPVGYMASFLDLCEKRKNSPEPIDFDEFWSEDSRTELFHFIGKDIAYFHTLFWPAVLEGSGYRKPSGVFVHGFLTVNGQKMSKSRGTFIPAATYLDHLSPEYLRYYYACKLGPGTDDIDLNLEDFAARVNADLVGKFANIASRCAGFIGRLAGGRLAPALGNAALFREFSAAAPLIARHYEAREFGRALREIMALADRANQYIDERKPWALAKDPARVAEVQAVCTDGINLFRLLMLYLKPVLPAIAQRAEAFLGAGPLEWAQHAQPLLDHVIGQYEPLVTRVDPAAVANLIAASRPKEAPPAAAAPAAAEPEEKSMTIDLDSFLKADLRVATVLAAETVEGADSLLRVTVDIGSEQRVVLAGIRRAYDPAMLVGRQVVLVANLKPRKMRFGTSEGMLLAAGDDDGIFLVAPDSGAKAGMRVR is encoded by the coding sequence ATGCCCACCGTCCCCAGAAAGATCCTGGTCACCAGCGCCCTGCCCTACGCCAACAACTCCATCCACATGGGGCACCTGGTGGAGTACATCCAGACCGACATCTGGGTGCGCTTCCAGAAGCTCGTCGGCAACCACTGCCTCTACGTCTGCGCCAGCGATGCCCACGGCACGCCGATCATGCTCAAGGCGCAGGAACTCGGCATGGCGCCGGAGGAACTGGTGGCGCGCTTCCGTGCCGAGCACCTGCGGGATTTCGCGCGCTTCCACATCGAGTTCGACAACTACCACAGCACGCACTCGGAGGAGAACCGCCGCCTGGTCGAAGGCATCTACGCGCGCCTGCGCGAGCGCGGCCTGCTGACCTGGCGCAGCATCCGCCAGGCCTACGATGCCGAGGCGAAGATGTTCCTGCCCGACCGCTTCATCCGCGGCACCTGCCCGGTATGCGGCGCGAAGGACCAGTACGGCGACAGCTGCGAAGCCTGTGGCGCCACCTACTCGCCCACCGACCTCATCGACGCGCGTTCGGCGGTGACCGGCACGGCGCCGGTGCAGCGCGATTCCGAGCACCTGTTCTTCAGCCTCGGCCGCTTCGAGGACTCGCTGCGCCGCTGGACGGCGGGCGGCCACCTCGATGCCAGCGTGGCGCGCAAGCTCGAGGAGTGGTTCGCCGCCGGCCTCAGGGACTGGGACATCTCGCGCGACGCGCCCTACTTCGGCTTCCGCATCCCCGGCACCGGGGACAAGTACTTCTATGTGTGGCTCGATGCGCCCGTGGGCTACATGGCGAGCTTCCTCGACCTGTGCGAGAAGCGCAAGAATTCACCAGAACCCATTGATTTTGATGAATTCTGGTCCGAGGACAGCCGGACCGAGCTGTTCCATTTCATCGGCAAGGACATCGCCTACTTCCACACCCTGTTCTGGCCTGCGGTCCTCGAGGGCAGCGGCTACCGCAAGCCGAGCGGGGTCTTCGTGCACGGCTTCCTCACCGTCAACGGCCAGAAGATGTCGAAGTCGCGCGGCACCTTCATCCCGGCCGCGACCTACCTCGATCACCTGTCGCCGGAGTACCTGCGCTACTACTACGCCTGCAAGCTCGGGCCGGGCACCGACGACATCGACCTCAACCTCGAGGACTTCGCGGCCCGCGTCAACGCGGACCTGGTGGGCAAGTTCGCCAACATCGCCAGCCGTTGCGCCGGCTTCATCGGCCGGCTGGCCGGGGGCCGGCTGGCGCCCGCGCTGGGCAATGCCGCGCTGTTCCGCGAATTCTCGGCGGCCGCCCCGCTCATCGCCCGGCACTACGAGGCACGCGAATTCGGCCGGGCGCTGCGCGAGATCATGGCGCTCGCCGATCGCGCCAACCAGTACATCGACGAGCGCAAGCCCTGGGCACTGGCGAAGGATCCGGCGCGCGTCGCCGAGGTGCAGGCGGTGTGCACCGATGGTATCAACCTGTTCCGCCTGCTGATGCTCTACCTCAAGCCGGTGCTGCCGGCCATCGCGCAGCGCGCCGAGGCCTTCCTCGGTGCCGGGCCGCTCGAGTGGGCGCAGCATGCGCAGCCGCTGCTCGACCACGTCATCGGCCAGTACGAGCCGCTGGTCACGCGGGTGGATCCGGCCGCGGTGGCGAACCTGATCGCCGCGTCCAGGCCGAAGGAGGCGCCGCCTGCCGCGGCAGCGCCCGCAGCCGCCGAGCCGGAGGAGAAATCCATGACCATCGACCTCGACAGCTTCCTCAAGGCCGACCTGCGCGTGGCCACGGTGCTCGCAGCCGAGACCGTCGAGGGTGCCGACAGCCTGCTGCGCGTCACCGTCGACATCGGCAGCGAGCAGCGGGTGGTGCTGGCCGGCATCCGTCGCGCCTACGATCCGGCGATGCTGGTCGGACGCCAGGTAGTGCTGGTGGCGAACCTGAAGCCGCGCAAGATGCGCTTCGGCACCTCGGAGGGCATGCTGCTCGCGGCCGGCGACGACGACGGCATCTTCCTGGTCGCGCCCGACAGCGGGGCGAAGGCCGGCATGCGCGTGCGCTGA
- a CDS encoding phosphoribosylformylglycinamidine cyclo-ligase encodes MSPDPSLTYKDAGVDIDAGDALVERIKPLARRTARAGLLGGIGGFGGLFEIDTARFPRPVLVAGTDGVGTKLRLALDLGRLDSIGIDLVAMCVNDVVVQGAEPLFFLDYYATGQLSLDQAEAVIGGIAAGCEQSGCALLGGETAEMPGMYAPGDIDLAGFAVGIVNRDRIIDGSRIVPGDVVLGLASSGPHSNGYSLIRRILALDPAAAGRPWEGSASLALHLLTPTRLYVRSLLGLIGACEVKGMAHITGGGLPGNLCRVLPAGVDARLQASAWRRPAVFDWLQKTGRVADEEMLRTFNCGIGMTVVLARAQAERAMALLREAGETVQIIGRIEAGTGRVRIDP; translated from the coding sequence ATGAGTCCCGATCCATCCCTGACCTACAAGGACGCCGGCGTCGATATCGATGCGGGTGATGCACTGGTCGAGCGCATCAAGCCGCTGGCGCGCCGCACCGCACGGGCCGGCCTGCTGGGCGGCATCGGCGGCTTCGGTGGCCTGTTCGAGATCGACACCGCCCGCTTTCCCCGCCCGGTGCTGGTGGCTGGCACCGACGGCGTGGGCACCAAGCTGCGCCTGGCCCTCGATCTCGGCAGGCTCGACAGCATCGGCATCGACCTGGTGGCCATGTGCGTCAACGACGTCGTGGTGCAGGGCGCCGAGCCGCTGTTCTTCCTCGATTACTACGCCACCGGCCAGCTCTCGCTCGACCAGGCCGAGGCCGTGATCGGCGGCATTGCCGCCGGATGCGAGCAGAGCGGCTGCGCCCTGCTCGGTGGCGAGACCGCGGAGATGCCGGGCATGTACGCCCCCGGCGACATCGACCTCGCCGGCTTCGCGGTGGGCATCGTCAACCGCGACCGCATCATCGACGGCAGCCGCATCGTTCCCGGCGACGTGGTGCTGGGCCTTGCCTCCTCGGGCCCCCACTCCAACGGCTACTCGCTGATCCGCCGCATCCTCGCCCTCGATCCGGCTGCCGCGGGGCGTCCCTGGGAAGGCAGCGCCAGCCTGGCACTGCACCTGCTGACACCCACCCGCCTCTACGTGCGCAGCTTGCTGGGCCTCATCGGTGCCTGCGAGGTCAAAGGCATGGCCCACATCACCGGTGGCGGCCTGCCCGGCAATCTCTGCCGCGTGCTGCCAGCCGGGGTCGATGCCCGCCTCCAGGCCTCGGCCTGGCGCCGCCCGGCGGTGTTCGACTGGCTGCAGAAGACCGGCCGGGTCGCCGACGAGGAGATGCTGCGCACCTTCAACTGCGGCATCGGCATGACCGTGGTCCTGGCGCGCGCACAGGCCGAGCGTGCCATGGCGCTGCTGCGCGAGGCGGGCGAGACCGTGCAGATCATCGGCCGCATCGAAGCGGGTACGGGCCGGGTGCGCATCGATCCATGA